In the genome of Fusarium fujikuroi IMI 58289 draft genome, chromosome FFUJ_chr02, one region contains:
- a CDS encoding related to several esterases produces the protein MSAEHATGNSSRLRPGEFPPLVTISPLISPHKLTIIVLHGRGFNAQKFHSPLLASPSPDPSISFHQSLPHARFVFPTAPLARATKYRRSLIHQWYEGTGDWEPEARGNMRPSIEYIHNLLKDEIERLRGDAGKVVLIGFSQGGAMALMSWLLWEGQSLGAVVIMSGFMPLAETLMADETDDDASEDGLFERDSEEEAKTPLQRAIDELREEAELDPTPLTTSFPFLKTSVFVGHGKKDEDVEYCHGLSAAKCLERMGAKVELKTYPVLKHWYCPEELGHTTQFINQQLGL, from the coding sequence aTGTCAGCAGAACATGCTACAGGAAACTCGTCTCGCCTCAGACCAGGAGAATTTCCACCACTGGTAACCATTTCTCCTCTTATCTCACCTCATAAACTCACAATCATCGTCCTTCACGGCCGTGGCTTCAACGCACAGAAGTTCCACTCACCTCTTCTTGCATCTCCGTCTCCCGATCCATCAATATCATTTCATCAATCACTCCCGCATGCTCGCTTCGTGTTCCCGACCGCGCCTCTTGCTCGGGCGACCAAGTATCGCCGTTCACTTATTCATCAGTGGTATGAAGGAACCGGTGACTGGGAACCCGAGGCGCGTGGGAACATGCGACCAAGCATTGAGTATATCCATAATTTATTGAAAGACGAAATAGAAAGGTTGAGGGGTGATGCAGGAAAAGTAGTGTTGATTGGTTTCAGCCAAGGCGGTGCAATGGCATTGATGAGTTGGTTGCTTTGGGAGGGCCAGAGTCTGGGCGCGGTGGTTATAATGAGTGGCTTCATGCCCTTGGCGGAGACTTTAATGGCAGACgagacagatgatgatgcctcAGAAGACGGATTGTTCGAAAGGGATAGTGAAGAGGAAGCAAAAACTCCACTGCAAAGGGCAATCGACGAGCTtcgtgaagaagcagagcttGATCCTACACCACTAACAACATCTTTCCCTTTCCTGAAAACTTCTGTGTTCGTGGGACATGGTAAAAAggacgaggatgttgagTATTGTCACGGACTAAGTGCCGCCAAATGCCTGGAGCGGATGGGGGCAAAAGTCGAGTTAAAGACTTACCCAGTCTTGAAGCATTGGTACTGTCCTGAAGAACTTGGACACACAACACAATTCATAAATCAACAGCTAGGCCTATAA
- a CDS encoding probable GPI mannosyltransferase 2, translating into MGLLNHETNPISSLTTAFSAWKGLLLAIALGASVGPDYDTSTSLFFNIVHGPTTPVPALATRLTRWDALYFMHDAVKGKVYEQEWAFGIGLPAVVRGINVLFGLEEGWDAIIAIAISHVSHLIAVLALYQLTIVLCNDRKLAYLAAAVHILSPGGLFLSAPYAESTFACLSFVGNLLFALGLKSSPDSMRRSISVIGAGMLYGVSCVFRSNGLFGGVLFVVEAIKGLTALLGGFSFSKVLRLVAPIIGGLFVAVGFVAPQILAWMRYCNVQDNGQQRPWCTRPLPSIYTFVQEEYWNVGFLRYWTPNQIPLFLLAAPMLTILIKSGTEVVREPSRGLRAMISGTDEECRLLVRTLAAVQTLLAVLAITNYHVQIISRISSAYPVWYWWVASCLVDKQRQNLGYGVVVFISMYAMIQGGLFASFLPPA; encoded by the exons ATGGGTCTCCTTAACCACGAAACAAACCCAATATCGTCTCTAACAACTGCCTTCTCTGCCTGGAAGGGTCTTCTCCTGGCCATCGCTCTCGGTGCGTCTGTAGGCCCAGACTACGATACTTCaacctctctcttcttcaacattgtCCATGGCCCGACGACACCTGTTCCTGCTCTCGCTACTCGTCTGACGAGATGGGACGCGCTGTATTTTATGCACGATGCGGTGAAGGGCAAAGTGTATGAGCAGGAGTGGGCGTTTGGCATTGGGCTGCCAGCCGTTGTACGTGGCATTAATGTGTTATTTGGACTTGAGGAGGGCTGGGATGCCATTATTGCGATTGCCATCTCACACGTTTCTCATCTTATTGCTGTTCTGGCGCTGTACCAGCTCACTATTGTGCTCTGCAATGATCGGAAACTTGCATACTTGGCTGCCGCCGTGCATATTCTTTCACCTGGCGGCCTCTTCCTTTCAGCACCGTATGCAGAGAGCACATTTGCATGCCTGTCCTTTGTGGGCaaccttctttttgctttggGTCTTAAATCCAGCCCTGACTCAATGAGGCGCAGTATTTCCGTCATTGGAGCAGGGATGTTATATGGGGTTTCCTGCGTGTTTCGAAGCAACGGACTCTTTGGCGGCGTTCTCTTTGTGGTGGAAGCCATCAAAGGCCTCACAGCACTTCTTGGCGGATTCAGTTTCTCAAAAGTTCTAAGGCTAGTTGCACCTATTATTGGTGGGCTGTTCGTTGCAGTTGGTTTTGTTGCGCCTCAGATTCTGGCGTGGATGAGGTATTGTAATGTCCAGGATAATGGACAACAACGCCCCTGGTGTACACGCCCTCTCCCAAGTATCTACACTTTCGTTCAAGAAGAATACTG GAACGTTGGCTTCCTTAGATATTGGACACCCAATCAGAtccctctcttcctccttgcAGCTCCCATGCTCACGATCCTCATCAAGTCAGGAACAGAGGTCGTGCGAGAACCTTCGCGAGGCCTTCGAGCCATGATTTCTGGCACAGATGAAGAGTGCAGGCTGCTCGTAAGAACTCTAGCCGCTGTGCAAACTCTTCTCGCCGTGTTGGCCATTACAAACTATCACGTCCAAATCATAAGTCGTATCTCATCTGCGTACCCTGTGTGGTACTGGTGGGTCGCTTCGTGTCTCGTGGACAAGCAGAGACAGAATTTGGGTTATGGTGTAGTTGTGTTTATCAGCATGTATGCCATGATCCAAGGGGGTCTCTTTGCATCCTTTTTGCCGCCTGCCTAA
- a CDS encoding probable L-alanine-DL-glutamate epimerase and related enzymes of enolase superfamily: MGEITITGWKTRDVRFPTSLDGTGSDAMNAAGNYSSAYCILETDSEYTGHGMTFTIGRGNDIVCAAINHVAERLKGRTLSSLVANWGQTWRHLVNDSQLRWIGPEKGVIHLALGAVVNAVWDLWAKTLNKPVWRIVADMSPEEFVSCIDFRYITDAITPEEAVAMLKEQESTKAKRLEEALNNRAVPAYTTSAGWLGYGEDKMKSLLQETLNAGYRHFKVKVGGDIERDRKRLGIAREVIGYDKGNVLMTDANQVWSVPEAIEYMKQLADFKPWFIEEPTSPDDVLGHKAVRDALKPYGIGVATGEMCQNRVIFKQLLQTGAIDVCQIDACRMGGVNEVLAVLLMAKKFGVPIVPHSGGVGLPEYTQHLSTIDYVVVSGKLSVLEYVDHLHEHFFHPSVIKDGYYTTPVEPGYSVEMKPESMDRFSYPGEKGVSWWTSDEAKVILDGEKI; encoded by the exons ATGGGTGAAATCACAATTACAGGCTGGAAGACTCGCGATGTTCGCTTTCCGACTTCTCTCGACGGAACTGGCTCCGATGCCATGAACGCTGCTGGCAACTACTCCTCCGCCTACTGCATCCTCGAGACAGACTCTGAATACACCGGTCACGGAATG ACCTTCACCATCGGCCGTGGAAACGACATCGTCTGCGCTGCCATCAACCACGTCGCCGAGCGTCTTAAGGGCAGGACACTCTCATCCCTCGTCGCAAACTGGGGCCAGACATGGCGACatctcgtcaacgacagTCAGCTCCGATGGATCGGTCCCGAGAAGGGTGTCATCCACCTCGCTCTCGGTGCCGTCGTCAACGCTGTCTGGGATCTCTGGGCCAAGACCCTCAACAAGCCCGTCTGGCGCATCGTCGCTGACATGAGCCCCGAGGAGTTCGTCAGCTGCATTGACTTCCGTTACATCACAGATGCTATTACTCCCGAGGAGGCTGTCGCTATGCTTAAGGAGCAGGAGTCTACCAAGGCTAAGCGACTCGAAGAGGCTCTCAACAACCGCGCTGTGCCCGCTTACACAACGAGCGCTGGCTGGCTTGGATACGGGGAGGATAAGATGAAGAGTCTGCTTCAAGAGACACTCAACGCTGGATACAGACacttcaaggtcaaggttggTGGTGACATTGAGCGCGACCGCAAGCGTCTAGGCATTGCTCGTGAGGTCATTGGTTACGACAAGGGCAATGTGCTCATGACAGATGCCAACCAGGTTTGGTCTGTTCCCGAGGCCATTGAGTACATGAAGCAGCTCGCCGACTTCAAGCCTTGGTTCATTGAGGAGCCCACATCCCCCGATGATGTCCTCGGTCACAAGGCTGTTCGCGATGCCCTTAAGCCTTATGGGATTGGTGTCGCTACTGGTGAGATGTGCCAGAACCGTGTCATCTTCAAGCAACTCCTCCAGACCGGTGCCATCGATGTGTGTCAGATCGACGCCTGCCGTATGGGCGGTGTCAACGAGGTCCTTGCTGTCCTCCTCATGGCCAAGAAGTTTGGTGTGCCTATTGTTCCTCACTCCGGTGGTGTTGGCCTTCCTGAGTACACACAGCACCTGAGCACCATTGACTATGTCGTTGTCTCTGGAAAGCTGTCTGTTCTTGAGTACGTGGACCACCTCCACGAGCACTTCTTCCACCCTTCTGTTATCAAGGACGGTTACTACACCACTCCTGTGGAACCTGGCTACAGTGTCGAGATGAAGCCTGAGAGCATGGATCGATTTAGCTACCCTGGTGAGAAGGGTGTGAGTTGGTGGACTTCAGATGAGGCCAAGGTTATTCTCGATGGTGAGAAGATTTAA